Part of the Shewanella eurypsychrophilus genome is shown below.
GCGCCATTTCTCAGGAAGTAGGCGACTGCTCATTATTAAGTTGATTAGAAAAACAAATAGCCACTCTGCAAGCTGAAGAAGCCCGTAAAATATGATCAGTGAGATAATGGCAAAGACTACACCTGTTTCTACTTCGTAATCCCAAATGGTGAAATAAAGATAACCGTTCATGCCCTCAAAGAAAGGGCTGATGCATAAGCCTAATAAGATAATCCCGAGATAGATCATGATTCTAATCATAGAGAACTATCCTCTGAAGCTAGCAGGTTACCGTGTACTACCAGCTGTTGAAGTAAGGCCGTAGAGTGAAAATGTTCCATTGTCGGAGTCTGTATTTCGAGTGTTTTCAATGCTTCTAGAGCAGATAAAGCTGCTTGTGTTTGTGGATCATTAAGATCAAAATATTGATAGATCCACTTTCTCGCTAGGGTGAGTGACTGACGATAGTTCACTTGATCTTGTCGATATAAAGCCAGCTGAGATTGAAGTAACTTATTGCGAATATTTTCAACTAGATACCACTGTTGATCCGGAGTGAGAATTGGCGTGATATCTGTGGTTCGTTTACGAACTACAACAAAATCATCCATTATAGACTGCCAAAATTTACCTAGGTTAGCTTGCCAATCATCGATAGATTCTGTCATTTCTGGAGCTTCTTTGCGATTGACTGCATTGGTAAGTTCTACTCGGTTTAAAGGTAACTGATGTAGATGCTCAATCATGCTATCTAAGGTCAATACAGTGCCGGTGATATCTGTACTTTTTATGGCTGAGACAGCGGAGATATCCTTTGCTAATGCCTTTCTTAGCGGTGTTAATGATGGGTCTTTCATTGATTCAATACGTGTGTCTGCAGCTTTCAGTAAACTTGCAGCCGTACTTGGATCTTTTTCAAGCCAAAGCTTGTTACCTGCCATTCTGACTAAATATTTCGCTTCTTCAGCCATCCAGTGATTAGGATTACGCAAAGCAAGCTTAGCAACACGCTCATTTAATTGAACTTGATTAGCTGCAATTTGATCGATTCCTGAATGAGTACTGCTAGCTAATTCTTGTTGTTGTTTAGCGAGCCTTGAAATCTGCCTGTTTGGTTCATTTAAGGCCTGTTTTAGCTCGACAGATAAGGCCGACGCCTTTTCTTTTTGTGCCGTTAGTTCTTGATATAGGTAGTAGCCGCCACCACATGTGGTAAAGGTGAGCAGTAGGAGGAAAACAAAATTAAACAAGAATCCCCAAGATACACCAGAAGACCCAGCTTTTATTTCAGGTTTGGTTTTTGTTTTAGGTGCTTCTTTATTTGAGGCGTCCAGCGTTTTGGGCGATCGAGAGTTTGTTTGCTCGGCTTCTTGTGGAATCGTTTCAGCTTGTGCGTCTATTTTCGCTTCTACAGCGTTCTCATCTAAATCTTTCTTATCCATTAACAAGTCCTTGAAAGCGATACAGCAAAAAATGACGAGTTAGAACGTTATAAGCCTAAGGCTGAAAGTATGGCTTTGCAATTGGCAGCTTTTGCGTTAGTGACATGCTGCAATCCATAAGCAAAGGCTTGTTCCTGTACTCGTGAGCTAGGGACTATGATATGACATGCGCGCAGCCATGCAAATAACTCTTTTGGTACAAGTTTAATCAAATTGTCTAAAATCTCGCCGCTGGTGACTATGATGGTGTCTATTTCGGCCTGTTGCCATGCTATAGCGGTACTGTCTTTTGGAAGTTCAGGGCAGCCCCTGCGATAGACTTCCCAATAGCTGACCTGTCCACCTCTGCTTGCCAGAGTCGTCGCTAAAACTTCTCGTCCTCCAACGCCTCTAACAATCACAATTTTCTTGCCTGAAAGATTTTGTAGCTGAGGGAGCGTGAGTAGTCCTTCTGTTTGCTGACAGTTTTGCGGGGCTTCTTGCGCCGTAATGCCTAAATGCGTAAGCGCGTTAAATGTTGCTTCTCCCACTGCGTAATATTCAGCTTTTGCAGGCCAAGCTATGTGTGGATGAGAAGCATCAATTGCATTTGCTGCAAATTTTACGGCATTTGTACTGATAAAAATGATGATGTCAGCGTGGTTAATTTGATCAATATATTGATTTTGATGTGTAGCTGGAGCCGGAGTTACATGGAGTAAAGGCGTGACAATATGCGAGACACTCTTTAAATTGAGCGCCTCGATCATTAACTGATTACGCCCCTCGGGGCGTGTTAGCAGTATTTTCATTGGATAGGGCTATTGAGCAATTTACTTAATGTAAACAGCATCAAGAATTTCCTTGGCACCCTTATTTAGCAGATCTTTTGCTAATGCAATGCCCAGTTCTTTGGCATCTGTTTTAGGTCCAACAGTGGTGCCTACAAGAATTTTACTACCATCTGGATTACCCACTAAACCGCGTAAGGTTAATGTGTCACCGTCGATTTCAGCATAGGCACCAATAGGGACTTGGCATCCGCCTTCAAGATGGGTATTCATCGCGCGCTCTGCAATCACTCGGTAACGGGTTTCAGTATGCTCAAGCGGAGCCAATAAGGCTTTTACTCGTGCATCATCGATGCGGCACTCAATACCGACAGCACCTTGGCCGTTGGCTGGAAGCGAATCTTCAGTAGAGATGAAGCTAGTGATGCGCTCTTCAAGCTTTAAGCGCTTAAGACCTGCCGCAGCAAGAATGATAGCATCGTAATTGCCTGCATCTAGTTTACCTAGTCTAGTGCCTACGTTGCCGCGAAGATCACGAATTTCAAGGTCGGGACGAAGTCCACGGATCTGACATTGGCGTCTTAGGCTTGATGTACCAACGATGGCGCCTTGAGGCAGATCACTGATCGATTTATAGCTATTTGAAACAAATGCATCACGTGGATCTTCACGCTCACAAATGATTTCAAGACCTAAGCCTTCTGGAAAATCTACCGGCACATCTTTCATTGAATGAACGGCAATATCGGCTCTGTCTTCAAGCATCGCGACTTCTAGTTCTTTAACAAACAGGCCTTTTCCACCTACTTTTGCCAATGGCGTATCTAGA
Proteins encoded:
- a CDS encoding uroporphyrinogen-III C-methyltransferase; this encodes MDKKDLDENAVEAKIDAQAETIPQEAEQTNSRSPKTLDASNKEAPKTKTKPEIKAGSSGVSWGFLFNFVFLLLLTFTTCGGGYYLYQELTAQKEKASALSVELKQALNEPNRQISRLAKQQQELASSTHSGIDQIAANQVQLNERVAKLALRNPNHWMAEEAKYLVRMAGNKLWLEKDPSTAASLLKAADTRIESMKDPSLTPLRKALAKDISAVSAIKSTDITGTVLTLDSMIEHLHQLPLNRVELTNAVNRKEAPEMTESIDDWQANLGKFWQSIMDDFVVVRKRTTDITPILTPDQQWYLVENIRNKLLQSQLALYRQDQVNYRQSLTLARKWIYQYFDLNDPQTQAALSALEALKTLEIQTPTMEHFHSTALLQQLVVHGNLLASEDSSL
- a CDS encoding uroporphyrinogen-III synthase — its product is MKILLTRPEGRNQLMIEALNLKSVSHIVTPLLHVTPAPATHQNQYIDQINHADIIIFISTNAVKFAANAIDASHPHIAWPAKAEYYAVGEATFNALTHLGITAQEAPQNCQQTEGLLTLPQLQNLSGKKIVIVRGVGGREVLATTLASRGGQVSYWEVYRRGCPELPKDSTAIAWQQAEIDTIIVTSGEILDNLIKLVPKELFAWLRACHIIVPSSRVQEQAFAYGLQHVTNAKAANCKAILSALGL
- the hemC gene encoding hydroxymethylbilane synthase, encoding MSQNVIRIATRKSPLALWQAEFVKAELEKFHADLTVELLPMSTKGDIILDTPLAKVGGKGLFVKELEVAMLEDRADIAVHSMKDVPVDFPEGLGLEIICEREDPRDAFVSNSYKSISDLPQGAIVGTSSLRRQCQIRGLRPDLEIRDLRGNVGTRLGKLDAGNYDAIILAAAGLKRLKLEERITSFISTEDSLPANGQGAVGIECRIDDARVKALLAPLEHTETRYRVIAERAMNTHLEGGCQVPIGAYAEIDGDTLTLRGLVGNPDGSKILVGTTVGPKTDAKELGIALAKDLLNKGAKEILDAVYIK